From a region of the Besnoitia besnoiti strain Bb-Ger1 chromosome I, whole genome shotgun sequence genome:
- a CDS encoding hypothetical protein (encoded by transcript BESB_002210), with translation MSEQGCRAVKAWSTVASLLVVATFGIGDAPIGFPYLLSRAEEYQPPRRHWKEFVIEDAAKDIEELDVGDINDDQIDLPPDFPRSASPGDSFPIDMKDDGDWAQARGTHFGEHLLIVNLRLDGEYKIYGEPDFTGAVLSKWVAMLKNANADVRVYSVESARAIINLRNTAHIGIVRRFLAQQPDVDYWTIDGNRFFPPGRSEPYLTEAERAKRIKAMFEGDPLFDKERREEL, from the exons ATGTCAGAACAAGGCTGTCGCGCTGTGAAGGCTTGGAGTACCGTAGCGTCCCTCCTGGTCGTAGCAACCTTTGGGATCGGTGATGCGCCCATTGGCTTCCCGTATCTTTTATCTCGCGCGGAAGAGTACCAACCACCACGGAGGCATTGGAAAGAGTTCGTAATCGAGGACGCTGCGAAGGACATCGAAGAACTTGACGTTGGAGATATCAACGATGACCAGATAGATCTTCCTCCAG ATTTCCCGCGAAGTGCGTCTCCAGGAGACTCTTTTCCAATTGACATGAAGGATGATGGCGACTGGGCACAGGCGCGAGGCACCCACTTCGGTGAACACCTGCTCATCGTCAACCTTAGGCTAGATGGCGAATAC AAAATATATGGGGAACCTGACTTCACGGGGGCCGTTCTGAGTAAATGGGTGGCTATGCTGAAGAATGCAAACGCGGACGTTCGTGTGTATTCGGTAGAGTCGGCCCGAGCGATTATCAATCTACGAAATACCGCCCACATTGGGATTGTGCGGCGTTTCCTTGCACAGCAGCCTGACGTGGACTACTGGACTATCGACGGAAACCGCTTTTTTCCAC CGGGGCGCTCCGAGCCCTATTTGACGGAAGCCGAACGCGCAAAGCGGATTAAGGCAATGTTCGAAGGCGACCCTTTATTTGAtaaagagaggagagaagagctGTAA
- a CDS encoding hypothetical protein (encoded by transcript BESB_002220), with product MPRAPVSAAAGPLPLPTSPTSIQSASQRSSRGKKPGAPSSQALAAAIVASPVLSKKRREPSCLVSSTRDAQEPGEATPRQNAPGTKKRRNSSSRVRSLSTRPGGGAEGAGVSAGIQGAGSAFLSSSSVASPAKEVAVAAREERPAEGEPEGPGAAPPRRFTRQRLREDLIPHQGEAECHGSQEKDRHETPGGRSGRGRRKGVRVEQLAQQGEPEESSERQPPARGPELRNGGAPSSFVEGGKGREGGEGAADGEEEVETASPPKQGGEKLWELELENQGHRSGFDGASESEVEETEEDLRLRNLEDEIDKFETALTLLRPTLGDYAGERDDSVQAISTHIDKLLARKRGGMIYLCGASGTGKTCTALHVLDRKLKESKHRGKIHKELVTVSCAHREKDAQLFCEMLVRMLPASGLPSERALYADLKATLMKEGIGGLVTRFASFTKKFDKFWLCLVDEVDFLATTGKIRTDVLCGAGRKSGRNPGAAGAGGSASSQKNALQQDILMALALAATHPQSKIIVVAISNSSELAQHFTGLPIPSLTFCPYTERQLTALLLKRLEVLGCQRCFATPAILVFARKAANTYGDFRMALSGFCRAIEDKLGALHDHRAQALRAAASRRQSSFSRCSTTLPSRFVTGQTLLDSPTSSAGLPSPLSSSNRRSRAALLSSFPAVEADASPASGAASRDADARGGLPPSAPSSPSAVAKATRRNSLVRVAQGGALCSQKEAARGGDSQASPTPLFAGALSQSALTDETPEHMHQMTPSTVASSLYPSPLASGPSSCPSPAMSSCQSMCDARRKPPTVLQKCLLEEAMHTTGFVRRGNKESAEGAVGTPLGLSGGDGAASAPDERADSRAADAWTMTPPSLHALSLATPREAAGDRQLHIPRSVNREAVAAVESAEKSEGRVAERDGQEEGEETESRSRGDVLGQDAAPSFRRARSDILPLGSQKPKAQVFGESRNTGKPFLPSPLSAAVPHFVSGGLQRSHSSLQPSGSHSSYPAVPVSSLSPSSPSLASFASASTSTPPSSPFAHPGSAGHTPLAALSQTASGQRRRRSQLSALKLLQLQQNQPSSEHAEQMQSHRRPSCSSSSCASSRRSLELRDIQNLKNVSSKVTSPLSHLMVAASRVAGSRSPLSSTRDPSRSGDERAHEASEGTDRAVSRGDTGSVERTRGVLPAGDAETRARRGGRRSGEGAGLADLSEIEGRPSVSPQVIGVGEMNARAGAIFGNDQQHVVSRIQGLPLMHQVYLLAACRSAMKRVYEANQAAGAANGRARGEKSAAGGRHSQENVSNQQKEQLLGCGGSVDITFTDVEVQYRQLCQELQNGYLLSQHMATSCWRHALEAFEQMGLMRPTRSAGVLGSTSSTGFSGLSGGGAGAASVSSGAKGGLWGGAAVGSARGGFGAFGPFGGGGRRSSAGLFAGKVGTGAGTGGAFRTKLVAEREQAWELQMSPALIEAAIKRLQPILMSSDLEEHFTRGLEA from the exons atgccgcgcgcgccggtttcagctgctgcgggtCCTCTGCCGCTCCCCACTTCGCCAACGTCCATTCAGTCCGCCAGCCAGCGAAGTTCGCGGGGGAAAAAGCCTGGAGCGCCCAGTTctcaggcgctggcggccgcgatcGTTGCGAGCCCCGTGCtctcgaagaagaggagggagccTTCTTGCCTGGTTTCCTccacgcgagacgcgcaggagccGGGCGAGGCGACCCCCCGCCAGAACGCCCCCGGCACCAAGAAGCGGAGAAATTCGTCCTCCAGAGTCCGCTCCCTCTCTACGCggccggggggcggcgccgaaggcgctgGGGTCTCCGCAGGCATTCAGGGCGCGGGATCGGCTTTCCTCTCCAGTTCCTCGGTtgcctcgcctgcgaaaGAGGTCGCAgtagcggcgcgcgaagaaaggcCAGCAGAGGGCGAACCTGAGGGCCCTGgtgccgcccccccgcggcgcttcacCCGCCAGAGGCTGAGGGAAGATCTCATCCCCCACcagggagaggcagagtgCCACGGAAGCCAGGAAAAAGACAGACATGAGACGCCTggagggcgcagcggaagagggaggagaaagggcgtccgcgtcgagcagctggcgcagcagGGGGAGCCGGAGgaaagcagcgagaggcagccgcccgcccgcggcccCGAGCTGAGGAACGGCGGAGCTCCTTCAAGCTTCGTGGAGGGCGGCAAGGGccgagagggaggggagggcgctgcagatggagaggaggaggtggAAACGGCGAGCCCGCCGAAACAAGGTGGAGAGAAGCTGTGGGAACTGGAACTGGAGAATCAAGGCCACCGCAGCGGCTTCGATGGTGCATCCGAATCTGAAGTGGAAGAGACGGAAGAGGACTTGCGGCTGCGGAATCTGGAAGACGAAATCGACAAATTCGAGACGGCGTTGACGCTGCTACGTCCAACTCTTGGAGATTACGCAGGAGAACGCGATGACAGCGTCCAGGCCATTAGCACGCATATTGACAA actcTTAGCGCGGAAGCGTGGAGGCATGATCTACCTCTGCGGTGCGAGCGGGACGGGGAAGACATGCACAGCGTTGCACGTCCTCGATCGAAAACTGAAGGAAAGCAAGCACCGCGGCAAAATTCACAAAGAA CTGGTGACGGTCTCCTGCGCCCATCGCGAGAAGGACGCTCAGTTATTCTGCGAAATGCTTGTTCGCATGCTGCCGGCGTCGGGCCTGCCCAGCGAGCGGGCGCTGTATGC AGATCTGAAGGCCACGCTCATGAAGGAAGGTATCGGAGGACTGGTGACGCGTTTCGCAAGCTTTACTAAGAAGTTTGATAAGTTCTG GCTCTGTCTCGTTGACGAGGTCGATTTCCTGGCGACGACAGGGAAGATTCGCACGGATGTTCTATGCGGCGCGGGGAGGAAGTCGGGTAGAAACCCtggagccgccggcgcgggcgggtcGGCGTCGAGCCAGAAGAATGCGCTGCAACAAGACATTCTCATGGCTCTCGctctggcggcgacgcaccCTCAGTCAAAGATCATTGTCGTCG CCATCAGCAACAGCTCGGAGCTTGCGCAGCATTTCACCGGGTTGCCTATTCCATCGCTCACTTTCTGTCCGTATACTGAGCGCCAGTTGACGGCTCTCCTCCTCAAGAG GCTGGAAGTCCTGGGTTGCCAGCGATGCTTTGCGACCCCGGCGATTCTCGTCTTTGCTCGGAAGGCAGCCAACACCTACGGAGACTTCCGGATGGCTTTGAGTGGATTCTG TCGAGCGATCGAGGACAAGCTTGGCGCTCTGCATGATCACCGCGCGCAGGCTTtgcgtgccgccgcctcgcgccgtcaATCCAgtttctcgcgctgctccaCAACGCTGCCGAGTCGGTTTGTGACGGGTCAGACACTGCTGGACTCTCCCACCTCTTCAGCGGGTCtcccgtcgcctctgtcttccTCTAACAGACGCTCGCGTGCCGCGCTCCTGTCTTCGTTCCCCGCCGTGGAGGCGGATGCTTCCCCTGCGTCCGGGGCGGCGAgtcgcgacgcagacgcccgaGGCGGTcttccgccctctgcgccgtcgtcgccctccgccgtggccaaggcgacgcgccgaaaCTCGCTCGTGCGTGTGGCGCAGGGAGGGGCTCTCTGTTCGCAGAAAGaagcggcgagaggaggcgactcgcaggcgagcccgacgcccttgttcgccggcgcgctcagTCAGAGCGCGCTCACTGACGAGACACCTGAGCACATGCACCAGATGACGCCGTCCACTGTTGCCTCGAGTTTGTATCCCTCTCCCCTCGCTTCCGGGCCTTCCTCCTGCCCTTCGCCGGCGATGTCCTCCTGCCAGTCGATgtgcgacgcgcgcagaaagCCCCCTACAGTTCTTCAGAAATGcctgctggaggaggcgatgcATACCACGGGGTTTGTGCGCCGCGGAAACAAGGAgagcgccgagggcgcagTTGGAACGCCCCTCGGGCTGTCTGGAGGCGATGGAG ccgcgagtGCGCCCGACGAAAGAGCTGACTCTCGAGCGGCGGATGCGTGGACGATGACTCCTCCTTCCTTGCACGCGCtgtcgctggcgacgccaagagaggccgccggcgaccggcAGCTCCACATTCCTCGGAGCGTAAACAGAGAGGCGGTGGCGGCCGTCGAGTCAGCGGAGAAGTCAGAAGGACGCGTGGCTGAGCGGGATGGTcaagaggagggagaagagacggagagCCGTTCGAGGGGCGACGTGCTCGGGCAAGACGCCGCCCCGAGcttccggcgcgcgcgttcaGACATTTTGCCGCTCGGGAGCCAAAAACCGAAGGCCCAGGTGTTCGGGGAGTCGCGGAACACCGGAAAACCGTTTCTTCCTTCACCGCTCTCTGCCGCTGTTCCTCACTTCGTCTCCGggggcctgcagcgctcgCATTCATCTCTGCAGCCCTCCGGGAGCCACAGCTCCTACCCCGCGGTTCCTGTCTCGTCCTTgtctccctcttcgccgtctctcgcgtccTTCGCTTCGGCCTCGACGTCGACTCCACCGTCGTCGCCGTTTGCGCACCCAGGTTCCGCCGGGCACACGCCTTTGGCGGCTCTCAGTCAAACGGCGAGTGgtcagcggcgccgtcgttcgCAGCTCTCGGCCTTGAAGCTGCTTCAGCTCCAGCAGAACCAGCCGAGCAGCGAGCACGCGGAACAGATGCAGTCGCATCGCCGACCGTCTTGTAGCAGTAGCAGctgtgcgtcttctcgccgctcgcTGGAACTTCGCGACATCCAGAACTTGAAGAACGTCTCTTCGAAAGTGACGTCGCCTCTGAGCCACCTCATGGTCGCCGCGTCCCGCGTGGCGggcagccgctcgcctctgtcgtCTACCAGGGACCCCTCGCGGTCAGGAGATGAACGAGCGCACGAGGCCTCTGAAGGCACAGATCGTGCTGTTAGCCGAGGCGACACAGGAAGCGTAGAGAGAACGCGAGGCGTGCTGCcagccggcgacgcggagacgagggctcgtcgtggcggccgccgctcgggggagggggcgggccTTGCGGATTTGAGTGAGATAGAGGGCAGACCAAGCGTCTCGCCGCAGGTGATCGGCGTGGGGGAAATGAATGCGAGGGCAGGGGCAATCTTCGGAAACGACCAGCAACACGTCGTCTCCAGAATTCAGGGCTTGCCACTCATGCATCAAGTCTACCTCCTCGCGGCTTGTCGAAGTGCCATGAAACGCGTCTACGAGGCCAACCAAGCGGCAGGAGCTGCAAACGGGAGAGCAAGAGGCGAAAAAAgcgcagcaggaggaagacACAGTCAAGAAAACGTGAGCAATCAGCAGAAAGAGCAACTTCTAGGGTGCGGAGGAAGTGTGGATATCACTTTCACGGACGTGGAG GTTCAGTATCGCCAGCTGTGCCAGGAGCTTCAGAACGGGTACTTGCTGAGTCAGCACATGGCAACGAGTTGTTGGCGCCATGCTCTTGAGGCGTTTGAGCAGATGGGGTTGATGCGCCCCACGCGGTCTGCCGGCGTGCTGGGCTCCACCAGTTCGACTGGCTTTTCGGGGCtatccggcggcggcgccggcgctgcctcggTTTCAAGTGGCGCGAAGGGGGGACtctggggcggcgcggctgtcggGTCCGCAAGAGGCGGGTTCGGCGCCTTTGGccccttcggcggcggcggacgacggaGCTCCGCGGGTCTCTTCGCCGGGAAAGTGGGGACTGGAGCCGGGACCGGCGGAGCGTTCAGAACGAAGCTCGTTGCTGAGAGGGAGCAG GCGTGGGAGTTGCAGATGTCACCGGCTCTCATCGAAGCGGCCATTAAGCGTCTGCAGCCGATCTTGATGAGCTCGGACTTGGAGGAGCACTTCACCCGGGGGCTGGAAGCCTGA
- a CDS encoding ribonuclease H1/H2 small subunit protein (encoded by transcript BESB_002230) translates to MASPVCSETSGAADRSSALFSDASWWDESAQSSKDTSASFRAFGAAGTSTDNLSPAFRTRSRRRLQSAGDAANAAESKDSAETSDAASSPQTNAKRKASAATPGRAANQKRMTHYWTAAASEWRRQRRLLASHSGTSSVDSPSQIFGTAIAQLPGDESLGGNAVAHLLPCKISFTGAAAVKRHFRPLIAYAVPEEQRDDGAHPGGTSKKREREERPAVASADADRNGIHNNENVLPSGLQPLQTPHCAVPSSTAVPSSGFGGKSEDGAEKADPKKAEAAAGATGEMSDSEPVVLEALLHGRLLRGLAVPLARPSGSSGKQGDAQSEKVNASPQRDNTMGWYLTEGCQGYVVSVTDRERDGDEGEEVDGEDCEGKHEGASGKEETRWKAAKGTPPSPPVTGRKELIPLGSLSHLCYWQQDVLPTPTDDVMQALAFMRAITAMHDWRDEFPAEEEEF, encoded by the exons ATGGCGAGCCCAGTCTGTTCTGAAACGAGTGGCGCTGCTGACCGCAGCTCTGCCTTGTTCTCAGACGCATCGTGGTGGGATGAATCCGCGCAGTCGTCAAAAGACACGTCTGCATCTTTCCGCGCGTTTGGCGCCGCCGGGACTTCGACAGACAATCTCTCACCAGCTTTTAGGACgaggtcgcggcggagactgcagAGCGCCGGAGATGCTGCCAACGCGGCAGAATCTAAGGACTCTGCAGAGACGTCGGatgctgcctcttcgccacAAACCAACGCGAAACGGAAGGCGTCAGCTGCTACTCCCGGCCGCGCGGCTAACCAGAAACGCATGACACATTACTGGACTGCCGCAGCCTCTGAGTGgagaagacagcggcgcctccttgCCTCGCATTCGGGGACCTCCTCTGTTGATTCCCCGTCGCAGATATTCGGTACCGCGATCGCTCAGTTGCCCGGAGACGAGTCTCTGGGAGGAAACGCCGTCGCTCACCTGCTCCCCTGCAAGATTTCCTTTACAGGAGCAGCCGCAGTCAAGCGCCACTTCAGGCCCCTGATCGCGTACGCAGTGCCTGAAGAGCAacgagacgacggcgcgcacCCGGGGGGCACGAGCAAGAAGCGGGAAAGGGAGGAGCGACCAGCGGTGGCGTCAGCGGATGCGGATCGGAATGGCATCCACAATAACGAAAACGTCCTGCCTTCCGGGCTGCAGCCTCTCCAAACGCCTCACTGTGCTGTCCCTTCATCGACCGCTGTGCCTTCGTCCGGCTTTGGAGGAAAGAGTGAAGACGGCGCCGAAAAGGCGGATCCCAAGAaggccgaggcggccgctggcgcgaCAGGAGAGATGAGCGATAGCGAGCCAGTCGTTCTTGAGGCGCTGCTTCATgggcgtcttctgcggggACTTGCtgtgcctctcgctcgcccgtCTGGTTCATCGGGAaagcagggcgacgcgcagtcCGAAAAAGTCAACGCGTCGCCACAGCGCGACAACACAATGGGTTGGTATCTGACAGAGGGCTGCCAGGGCTACGTCGTATCAGTTACAGACCGCGAAAGAGACGgtgacgagggagaagaggtTGACGGCGAAGACTGCGAAGGCAAACATGAAGGCGCaagcggaaaagaagaaacgcgGTGGAAAGCCGCAAAGGGAACTCCACCGAGCCCGCCGGTCACAGGACGAAAAGAACTGATCCCACTAGGATCCCTCAGTCACCTTTG ctaCTGGCAACAGGACGTGCTGCCTACCCCTACAGACGACGTTATGCAAGCATTGGCCTTCATGCGAGCTATTACGGCA ATGCACGATTGGCGAGACGAGTTccccgcggaggaggaggagttCTGA